Proteins from a single region of Candidatus Latescibacter sp.:
- a CDS encoding CPBP family intramembrane metalloprotease, whose protein sequence is MTSNTRRTLLFVGLTFLFSWTLAGVFAASGGVWTSKSSYPVTILYMFIPGLAALFMQKFIAHEPLRESLAIYFKPNRWFLAAWLIPAFIALATNEVGLELPWHEYTPDMSGYFKRLAGIMTPEQIQQIRMAKDMLPIPFLWLSFITGMIGGVTVSAIFALGQELAWRGFLQRQFSSYGFWTASGLIGLIWGVWHAPIILMGFTYTEHPVAGVGMMIIYTLLLSPIMSYIRLRSKSVIAPGIFLGTLNGLAAIPLLLISGGSDLTMGLTGLSGFIVLAGVLGGIIVFERFFTDQAIIFPMAPAAEKDEGEEKTED, encoded by the coding sequence ATGACATCGAATACCAGAAGAACGCTATTGTTTGTCGGCTTGACTTTTCTTTTCTCCTGGACCCTGGCGGGGGTTTTTGCCGCTTCAGGAGGAGTGTGGACGAGTAAAAGTTCCTACCCGGTCACCATTCTCTACATGTTTATTCCCGGTCTGGCAGCTCTCTTTATGCAGAAGTTTATCGCCCATGAACCGCTTCGGGAATCCCTTGCTATATATTTCAAACCTAACCGCTGGTTCCTGGCCGCCTGGCTTATTCCGGCATTCATCGCCCTTGCGACCAACGAGGTAGGCCTGGAATTGCCCTGGCACGAATACACACCGGACATGTCCGGGTATTTCAAAAGATTGGCCGGCATCATGACCCCGGAGCAGATTCAGCAGATCCGCATGGCAAAAGATATGCTGCCAATCCCGTTTTTATGGTTATCGTTCATCACCGGAATGATTGGCGGGGTCACTGTCAGTGCTATTTTTGCCCTTGGTCAGGAGTTGGCATGGCGCGGATTTCTGCAGCGGCAGTTCTCGTCGTACGGTTTCTGGACTGCATCCGGTCTGATCGGGCTGATCTGGGGAGTGTGGCATGCGCCGATCATCCTTATGGGATTTACCTATACGGAGCACCCGGTCGCGGGGGTAGGCATGATGATCATATATACCCTCCTTCTTTCACCCATAATGAGCTATATACGGCTGCGCTCTAAATCCGTGATAGCGCCGGGAATTTTCCTCGGGACCCTGAACGGGCTCGCAGCTATCCCGCTCCTTTTGATCTCCGGGGGAAGCGATTTGACAATGGGACTCACCGGGCTGTCCGGTTTCATAGTGCTGGCGGGAGTGCTGGGCGGCATCATCGTTTTCGAGCGCTTCTTTACCGACCAGGCTATCATTTTCCCGATGGCGCCTGCGGCGGAAAAAGATGAAGGCGAAGAAAAAACTGAAGACTGA
- a CDS encoding GNAT family N-acetyltransferase → MIQKTLHELTFAVYEDDEITEILDRLIRDELVECFPQDSDHFSHTRVWHTRPAWIVVGFTPDGTVAAYCAMVERTISVGDPPQYIQAAGVQGFSVRPVWRKRGVSDCMMEIAATEAKSRGLDAGLLFCLPVLEKLYGRMGWHTINTPVMVRDEQGRPAPLPEKNIAMIIPLNRREFPGGEVNLMGSDW, encoded by the coding sequence ATGATACAAAAAACGTTGCATGAACTCACATTCGCGGTCTATGAGGATGATGAAATCACCGAAATTCTGGATCGCCTTATCCGTGACGAGCTGGTGGAATGTTTTCCTCAAGACAGCGATCATTTTTCTCATACCAGGGTCTGGCATACACGGCCTGCCTGGATTGTTGTGGGGTTCACGCCAGATGGAACGGTCGCCGCTTATTGCGCCATGGTTGAGAGAACGATTTCAGTCGGCGATCCCCCGCAGTATATACAGGCGGCGGGCGTCCAGGGATTTTCTGTCCGTCCCGTCTGGCGTAAAAGGGGAGTATCGGACTGTATGATGGAAATTGCCGCAACCGAAGCAAAGAGCCGCGGTCTGGATGCCGGACTCCTTTTCTGTCTGCCGGTGCTGGAAAAACTTTACGGCCGTATGGGATGGCATACCATCAATACACCGGTGATGGTTCGGGATGAGCAGGGGCGACCAGCTCCTCTGCCGGAAAAAAATATTGCAATGATCATACCGTTGAACCGGCGTGAATTCCCCGGCGGCGAGGTGAATCTCATGGGTTCGGATTGGTAA